Proteins encoded together in one Mannheimia haemolytica window:
- the rpsL gene encoding 30S ribosomal protein S12, producing MATINQLVRKPRVKKVVKSNVPALEACPQKRGVCTRVYTTTPKKPNSALRKVCRIRLTNGFEVTSYIGGEGHNLQEHSVVLIRGGRVKDLPGVRYHTVRGALDCAGVKDRKQGRSKYGVKRPKA from the coding sequence ATGGCAACTATCAACCAGCTAGTACGCAAACCGCGTGTGAAAAAGGTTGTAAAAAGTAACGTTCCTGCATTAGAGGCTTGCCCGCAGAAACGTGGCGTGTGTACTCGTGTATACACTACTACACCTAAAAAACCGAACTCAGCATTACGTAAAGTATGTCGTATTCGTTTAACAAATGGCTTTGAAGTAACTTCATACATCGGTGGTGAAGGTCACAACCTTCAAGAACACAGTGTTGTATTAATCCGTGGTGGTCGTGTTAAAGACTTACCGGGTGTTCGTTACCATACTGTACGTGGTGCACTTGACTGTGCAGGCGTTAAAGATCGTAAACAAGGTCGTTCTAAATACGGCGTTAAACGTCCTAAAGCTTAA
- the rfaF_1 gene encoding ADP-heptose--LPS heptosyltransferase 2, translating to MNILVIGPSWVGDMMMSHALYQQLKIQYPNCQIDVMAPDWCRPLLARMPEVRNAISMPIGHGSFRVCERYRLGKSLRNQYDMAIVLPNSLKSAFIPLFAKIARRRGWKGESRYFFLNDLRSNKNDYPMMAQRYVALAFEKATVPTAQQLPIAYPYLTTDSEQIEQTKAKFEKQLAYAENRPAIGFCPGAEFGPAKRWPHYHYATLAKMLIEQGYSVRLFGSKKDEAAGEQIRLALPENLQRYCLNLAGQTDLNQAVDLIADCNAVVSNDSGLMHIAAALNKPLVALYGPTSPQYTPPLSQNAEIIRLIEGGLIKIRKGEGAEGYHQSLIDIQPEMVMDKLAELLV from the coding sequence ATGAATATTTTAGTTATAGGACCGTCTTGGGTGGGCGATATGATGATGTCGCACGCACTTTATCAACAGCTTAAAATACAGTATCCGAATTGCCAAATTGATGTAATGGCACCAGATTGGTGTCGTCCGCTTTTAGCCCGTATGCCTGAGGTGCGTAATGCGATTTCAATGCCGATTGGACACGGTTCATTTCGTGTGTGTGAACGCTACCGACTCGGAAAATCCCTGAGAAATCAATATGATATGGCGATTGTATTGCCTAATTCATTAAAGTCTGCCTTTATTCCACTGTTTGCGAAAATTGCGAGACGTCGTGGTTGGAAAGGGGAAAGTAGATATTTTTTCTTAAATGATCTTCGCAGTAATAAAAACGACTACCCAATGATGGCGCAACGCTATGTAGCCTTGGCGTTTGAAAAGGCTACTGTTCCAACCGCACAACAGTTGCCGATTGCTTATCCATACCTCACAACTGATAGCGAACAAATTGAGCAGACCAAAGCGAAATTTGAAAAACAGTTGGCTTATGCGGAAAACCGTCCTGCCATCGGCTTTTGTCCGGGGGCTGAATTTGGACCGGCAAAACGTTGGCCGCATTATCATTATGCAACATTGGCAAAAATGTTGATTGAGCAAGGTTATTCGGTACGGTTATTTGGCTCGAAAAAAGATGAAGCCGCCGGTGAGCAAATTCGCTTGGCATTACCTGAAAATTTACAACGCTATTGCCTGAATTTAGCCGGGCAAACCGATTTAAACCAAGCGGTAGATTTGATTGCAGATTGTAATGCAGTCGTGAGCAATGACTCCGGCTTAATGCACATTGCCGCAGCACTAAATAAACCGCTGGTCGCCTTATATGGACCGACCAGCCCACAATATACGCCGCCGTTATCCCAAAATGCCGAGATCATTCGCTTAATTGAAGGCGGTTTGATTAAAATCCGCAAAGGCGAAGGGGCAGAGGGCTATCACCAAAGTTTAATTGATATTCAGCCTGAAATGGTGATGGACAAATTAGCTGAACTGTTAGTTTAA
- the rpsG gene encoding 30S ribosomal protein S7, which yields MPRRRSIEPRKILPDPKFGSELLAKFINVLMVDGKKSTAEKIVYGALETLAQRSGKEALEAFEIALENVRPTVEVKSRRVGGSTYQVPVEVRPTRRNALAMRWIVEAARKRGDKSMALRLANELSDAADNKGSAVKKREDVHRMAEANKAFAHFRW from the coding sequence ATGCCACGTCGTCGTAGTATTGAACCACGCAAAATTCTTCCAGATCCGAAGTTCGGTTCAGAATTACTTGCAAAATTTATTAACGTGTTAATGGTAGATGGTAAAAAATCTACTGCAGAAAAAATCGTTTACGGTGCATTAGAAACTTTAGCACAACGTTCTGGTAAAGAAGCGTTAGAAGCTTTCGAAATCGCATTAGAAAACGTACGTCCAACTGTTGAGGTTAAATCTCGCCGTGTGGGTGGTTCTACTTACCAAGTTCCTGTAGAAGTTCGCCCAACCCGTCGTAATGCTTTAGCAATGCGTTGGATCGTAGAAGCCGCTCGTAAACGTGGTGACAAATCAATGGCATTACGTTTAGCTAACGAATTATCGGATGCAGCAGACAACAAAGGTTCAGCAGTGAAGAAACGTGAAGACGTTCACCGTATGGCTGAAGCTAACAAAGCGTTTGCTCACTTCCGTTGGTAA
- a CDS encoding competence protein ComEA helix-hairpin-helix repeat region, with protein sequence MKKIKQLGLTFLFGLNAMAFAQTPPTTMPVEQNEVTQPVQQTQITNANAVNINTASAAELQDKLVGIGQKKAQAIVDYRTKNGNFKNIEQLAEVSGIGQATVEKNRANIILE encoded by the coding sequence ATGAAGAAAATCAAACAACTTGGTCTAACATTCTTGTTTGGCTTAAATGCAATGGCTTTTGCCCAAACACCGCCAACTACAATGCCTGTTGAACAAAATGAAGTCACTCAACCCGTACAGCAAACACAAATCACCAACGCTAATGCGGTAAATATCAATACTGCTAGTGCTGCTGAATTGCAAGACAAGCTAGTGGGAATTGGGCAGAAAAAAGCTCAAGCGATTGTCGATTACCGTACTAAAAACGGCAATTTTAAAAACATTGAGCAACTTGCTGAAGTCTCCGGAATTGGGCAAGCAACGGTAGAAAAAAATCGAGCCAATATTATTTTAGAATAA
- the rfaC gene encoding Lipopolysaccharide heptosyltransferase 1 produces the protein MGDVLHTLPAITDMQNAIPDLKVDWVVEENFTEIPAWHSAVNKVIPVAIRRWRKNLCQRQTWVEWQQFLKQLKSEQYDAVIDAQGLIKSAVLVTRQANGKKLGYDKSSAREGLSSLFYDEKFDIPYQQHAVERIRKLCAKSLGYALPEEKGDYRIAQHFAKNATKTTAYIMLIHATTREDKHWKEAYWAELIQALSKLNLEVRLPWGNQAEKERAKRLASVANNAKVLPKMSLTDIATQLAGAAAVVSVDTGLSHLAAALDKPNVILYGATDPQLIGAYGQNQFYLKADKMENITSSQVLEKLLPLINK, from the coding sequence ATGGGAGATGTATTACATACGCTTCCAGCCATAACCGATATGCAAAATGCTATTCCCGATTTAAAAGTAGATTGGGTGGTGGAGGAGAATTTTACCGAAATTCCTGCATGGCATTCAGCGGTAAATAAAGTAATTCCGGTGGCTATTCGCCGCTGGCGGAAAAACCTTTGCCAAAGACAGACTTGGGTAGAATGGCAGCAGTTTTTAAAACAGCTAAAAAGTGAGCAGTATGATGCGGTAATTGATGCTCAAGGGCTGATTAAAAGTGCGGTGTTAGTAACTCGCCAAGCAAATGGCAAAAAGTTAGGTTATGATAAAAGCTCTGCTCGTGAAGGCCTAAGTAGTCTATTTTACGATGAAAAGTTTGATATCCCTTACCAACAACACGCTGTAGAACGTATCAGGAAATTATGTGCAAAATCATTGGGTTATGCTTTACCTGAAGAGAAAGGCGATTACCGCATTGCACAACATTTTGCAAAAAATGCGACAAAAACGACCGCTTACATTATGCTGATTCATGCCACAACCCGAGAGGATAAACATTGGAAAGAAGCCTATTGGGCTGAGCTGATTCAAGCGTTAAGTAAACTCAATTTGGAAGTCAGATTGCCTTGGGGAAACCAAGCCGAAAAAGAACGGGCTAAGCGTTTAGCGAGTGTGGCGAATAATGCTAAGGTATTACCAAAAATGAGCTTAACCGATATTGCTACTCAACTTGCGGGAGCAGCGGCAGTGGTATCGGTGGATACCGGCTTGAGCCATTTGGCGGCTGCGTTAGATAAGCCAAATGTGATTTTATACGGAGCAACCGATCCTCAATTAATAGGGGCTTACGGGCAAAATCAGTTTTATCTAAAAGCGGATAAAATGGAAAATATTACCTCTTCACAAGTGCTAGAAAAATTACTTCCATTGATTAACAAATGA
- the psd gene encoding Phosphatidylserine decarboxylase proenzyme, which yields MQLKKHPTPTYFQRVKIALHYLLPQLAITRAAGWLAEQKWGVVTHFIIKLFAKQYKVNLSEAVKTEPSDYATFNEFFIRELKENARPINNEPNTLCLPADGKVSESGEISDNRLLQAKGHHFTLETLLANDEEMAAKFKDGTFITTYLSPTDYHRVHMPCDGTLRKMIYVPGELFSVNPFLAEHVPNLFARNERVICEFDTAFGPMVQILVGATVTASMSTVWAGVINPPRADEVVVWNYETEGEKAIKLQKGEEMGAFRLGSTVINLFPKGKVELNPALVAGIQTRMGEELGRLN from the coding sequence ATGCAATTAAAAAAACACCCTACGCCAACCTACTTCCAACGAGTAAAAATCGCTCTGCATTATTTACTGCCACAACTGGCAATTACCCGTGCAGCAGGTTGGTTAGCAGAACAAAAATGGGGCGTAGTGACTCACTTTATCATCAAGCTGTTTGCAAAACAGTACAAAGTTAATTTATCTGAAGCGGTAAAAACCGAGCCGTCAGATTATGCCACTTTTAATGAATTTTTTATTCGTGAATTAAAAGAAAACGCACGCCCGATTAATAACGAACCAAATACACTTTGCTTACCGGCAGACGGTAAAGTCAGCGAATCAGGCGAAATTTCGGATAACCGTTTATTACAAGCAAAAGGGCATCATTTTACGCTAGAAACCTTATTGGCAAATGATGAAGAAATGGCGGCAAAATTTAAAGACGGCACATTTATTACCACCTACTTATCGCCAACTGATTACCATCGTGTACATATGCCGTGCGATGGAACATTGCGTAAAATGATTTATGTGCCGGGCGAATTGTTCTCCGTCAATCCGTTTTTAGCCGAACACGTTCCAAACTTATTCGCTCGCAATGAACGTGTGATTTGTGAATTTGACACCGCATTCGGACCAATGGTACAGATTTTGGTCGGAGCAACGGTTACCGCAAGTATGAGTACGGTTTGGGCTGGCGTAATTAATCCGCCTCGAGCTGATGAAGTGGTAGTTTGGAATTACGAAACCGAAGGCGAAAAAGCCATCAAACTCCAAAAAGGCGAAGAAATGGGCGCTTTCCGTTTAGGCTCAACCGTAATTAACCTCTTCCCAAAAGGAAAAGTAGAACTCAACCCTGCACTTGTTGCAGGAATACAAACCCGAATGGGGGAAGAATTGGGTAGATTAAATTAA
- the fusA gene encoding Elongation factor G has translation MARTTPISLYRNIGISAHIDAGKTTTTERILFYTGVSHKIGEVHDGAATMDWMEQEQERGITITSAATTAFWSGMSQQYPQHRINVIDTPGHVDFTIEVERSMRVLDGAVMVYCAVGGVQPQSETVWRQANKYKVPRIAFVNKMDRTGANFLRVVEQIKTRLGGNSVALQLPIGAEDSFKGVVDLIKMKAINWNEADQGMTFTYEDIPAEMLDACEEHRAMLVEAAAEASEELMEKFFSGEELTEDEIKAALRQRVLAGEVIPVCCGSAFKNKGVQAMLDAVIDYLPAPTDIPAIKGINEDETEGERHASDDEPFASLAFKIATDPFVGNLTFFRVYSGVINSGDTVYNSVKQKRERFGRIVQMHANKREEIKEVRAGDIAAAIGLKDVGTGDTLCAIDAPIILERMEFPEPVISVAVEPKTKADQEKMGLALGRLAQEDPSFRVHTDEESGETIISGMGELHLDIIVDRMKREFKVEANIGKPQVSYRETIRTRVNDVEGKHAKQSGGRGQYGHVVIDLYPLDAEGPGYEFVNEIKGGVIPGEYIPAVDKGIQEQLKSGPLAGYPVVDLGVRLHFGSYHDVDSSELAFKLAASLAFKAAFAKASPVLLEPIMKVEVETPPDYVGDVIGDLSRRRAMVNGQEANEFVVKINAEVPLSEMFGYATDLRSQTQGRASYSMEPLKYAEAPKNVADAIIEARRK, from the coding sequence ATGGCTCGTACAACCCCTATTTCACTTTACCGTAACATCGGTATCAGTGCGCACATCGATGCGGGTAAAACAACTACTACAGAGCGTATCTTGTTCTATACAGGCGTAAGTCACAAAATCGGTGAAGTTCACGATGGTGCTGCAACAATGGACTGGATGGAACAAGAACAAGAGCGTGGTATCACGATCACATCTGCTGCAACAACAGCATTCTGGTCTGGTATGTCACAACAATATCCACAACACCGTATCAACGTTATCGATACTCCGGGACACGTTGACTTTACTATCGAAGTAGAACGTTCAATGCGTGTACTTGATGGTGCGGTAATGGTTTACTGTGCAGTAGGTGGTGTTCAACCACAATCTGAAACTGTATGGCGCCAAGCTAACAAATATAAAGTACCACGTATTGCGTTCGTAAACAAAATGGACCGTACAGGTGCAAACTTCCTACGTGTTGTTGAGCAAATCAAAACCCGTTTAGGTGGTAACTCAGTTGCATTACAACTTCCAATCGGTGCAGAAGACAGTTTCAAAGGTGTTGTTGATTTAATCAAAATGAAAGCAATCAACTGGAATGAAGCTGACCAAGGTATGACCTTCACTTACGAAGATATTCCTGCAGAGATGCTTGATGCTTGTGAAGAACACCGTGCAATGCTTGTTGAAGCAGCAGCTGAAGCGTCTGAAGAATTAATGGAAAAATTCTTCTCTGGTGAAGAATTAACTGAAGATGAAATCAAAGCAGCGTTACGTCAACGCGTATTAGCAGGTGAAGTAATCCCTGTATGCTGTGGTTCTGCATTCAAAAACAAAGGTGTACAAGCAATGCTTGATGCGGTAATTGATTACTTACCGGCACCAACTGATATTCCTGCAATTAAAGGTATCAATGAAGATGAAACTGAAGGCGAGCGTCACGCAAGCGACGATGAGCCATTTGCTTCATTAGCATTCAAAATTGCAACAGACCCATTCGTAGGTAACTTAACCTTCTTCCGTGTTTACTCTGGTGTAATTAACTCTGGTGATACAGTTTACAACTCAGTAAAACAAAAACGTGAACGTTTTGGTCGTATCGTACAGATGCACGCAAACAAACGTGAAGAGATCAAAGAAGTTCGTGCGGGTGATATCGCTGCAGCAATCGGTTTAAAAGATGTTGGTACAGGTGACACATTATGTGCAATCGATGCACCAATCATTCTTGAGCGTATGGAATTCCCTGAGCCGGTAATCTCTGTTGCGGTTGAACCAAAAACCAAAGCTGACCAAGAAAAAATGGGCTTAGCTTTAGGTCGTTTAGCACAAGAAGACCCTTCATTCCGTGTTCACACCGATGAAGAATCTGGCGAAACGATCATTTCAGGTATGGGTGAGTTACACTTAGACATCATCGTTGACCGTATGAAACGTGAGTTCAAAGTGGAAGCAAACATCGGTAAACCACAAGTATCTTACCGTGAAACTATCCGCACTCGTGTTAACGATGTTGAAGGTAAACACGCAAAACAATCTGGTGGTCGCGGTCAGTACGGTCACGTTGTTATCGACTTATACCCATTAGATGCTGAAGGTCCAGGCTACGAGTTCGTGAACGAAATCAAAGGTGGTGTAATCCCTGGTGAATACATTCCTGCGGTTGATAAAGGTATCCAAGAACAGCTTAAATCTGGTCCGTTAGCAGGTTACCCGGTAGTAGATTTAGGTGTGCGTTTACACTTCGGTTCATACCACGATGTTGACTCATCTGAACTTGCGTTTAAACTTGCTGCATCATTAGCATTTAAAGCGGCGTTCGCAAAAGCAAGCCCGGTATTACTTGAGCCAATCATGAAAGTGGAAGTTGAAACTCCACCGGATTACGTGGGTGATGTAATCGGTGACTTAAGCCGTCGTCGTGCAATGGTTAACGGTCAAGAAGCGAACGAGTTCGTTGTTAAGATCAATGCTGAAGTTCCACTTTCAGAAATGTTTGGTTATGCAACAGACTTACGTTCACAAACTCAAGGTCGTGCATCATACTCTATGGAACCTTTAAAATATGCTGAAGCACCGAAAAACGTTGCTGATGCAATTATTGAAGCTCGTAGAAAATAA
- a CDS encoding Membrane-bound lysozyme-inhibitor of c-type lysozyme: MNLFCPSYKLIYLTLSSAMLVACSTVVTPVEQIHQVQKEKEPVKKVTKLIAQAPKVSLYRCENDKKVEVERQGRTKKALKKEIVTVSYQGTTHQLSPSVTRDGKKYTNIRWTWHETRSGKAFLYNNTKKTLAANCIKQ, encoded by the coding sequence ATGAATTTATTTTGCCCCTCTTACAAACTTATCTACTTAACGCTAAGCTCAGCGATGTTAGTTGCTTGTAGTACAGTGGTTACCCCTGTTGAGCAAATTCATCAAGTACAAAAGGAAAAAGAGCCAGTAAAGAAAGTGACTAAACTGATAGCGCAAGCACCTAAAGTGAGTTTATATCGTTGTGAGAATGATAAGAAGGTTGAAGTTGAACGCCAGGGACGAACAAAAAAAGCGTTAAAAAAGGAAATAGTCACAGTGAGTTATCAAGGGACAACGCATCAGCTTTCACCTTCTGTAACGAGAGATGGTAAAAAATACACTAATATCCGTTGGACTTGGCATGAAACCCGTAGTGGTAAAGCATTTTTGTATAACAACACTAAAAAAACGTTAGCGGCAAATTGTATAAAGCAGTAA
- a CDS encoding Opacity-associated protein A LysM-like domain: MTQNNFRKEPVFGESSVTSQDAEATKADTAQAPYVSLRSTNAPGHTFTPIMKRPDAKVEDHTADVFSAKQAKEFQFTPSSEATEAVEPDNTIHSVEESVSTTSFNTVEAQENVEKEVVKPAPESFTTERIIPNAATAAAAATAAAAATKTKEIKAKMPPKTRRLLLVALLALALLVLFFLLKPSTPETVEELQSQQGGSLPIEFRPVDEAEAKRAEEQARAEQEAAEAAEAQEQAQAAQQESVTVAPAQTEQTMAKPSQDSQSQTQSQAVVEQPVAVKPVENKPVVAQPAIKPKTENSVVFQPETTVKQQPKAPAKTEVKTERATLAAKETAKTAAKPVEKAPTKTEAVKAAPAAESANAVATKTMTVPKGVSLMQVFRDNNLNISDVNAMSKVNNVVSNLKVGERVTVRLDKNNRVVEMSIGSGGKFTRQANGSYTFK, from the coding sequence ATGACACAAAATAATTTTCGCAAAGAACCGGTTTTTGGTGAATCTTCGGTTACCTCTCAAGACGCTGAAGCAACCAAAGCAGATACAGCTCAAGCCCCTTATGTTTCGTTGCGTTCAACCAATGCACCGGGGCATACGTTTACCCCAATTATGAAAAGACCTGATGCTAAAGTAGAAGATCATACGGCTGATGTCTTTTCGGCTAAGCAGGCAAAAGAATTCCAATTTACTCCAAGTTCAGAAGCTACAGAAGCAGTAGAGCCGGATAATACCATTCATTCGGTTGAAGAAAGTGTATCAACCACATCTTTTAACACAGTTGAAGCACAAGAAAATGTGGAAAAAGAAGTGGTTAAACCTGCACCCGAGAGTTTCACTACTGAGCGTATTATTCCAAATGCGGCAACAGCTGCCGCAGCAGCCACTGCGGCAGCTGCAGCCACTAAAACCAAAGAGATTAAAGCTAAAATGCCACCTAAAACCCGCCGTTTATTATTAGTGGCATTGTTGGCGTTAGCATTATTGGTACTGTTTTTCTTGTTAAAACCAAGTACGCCGGAAACTGTCGAAGAGCTACAATCTCAGCAAGGTGGTAGCTTGCCGATTGAATTCCGACCGGTTGATGAAGCTGAAGCGAAACGTGCGGAAGAACAAGCTCGTGCAGAACAAGAAGCCGCTGAAGCTGCAGAAGCTCAAGAACAAGCTCAAGCCGCTCAACAAGAGTCTGTAACAGTTGCTCCAGCCCAAACCGAGCAAACAATGGCTAAACCGTCACAAGATAGCCAGTCGCAAACACAATCACAAGCAGTAGTTGAGCAACCTGTTGCGGTGAAACCGGTGGAAAATAAACCTGTTGTTGCACAACCGGCGATTAAGCCTAAAACGGAAAATAGCGTGGTGTTCCAACCTGAAACAACGGTAAAACAACAGCCTAAAGCCCCTGCTAAAACTGAAGTGAAAACCGAACGTGCTACACTGGCAGCAAAAGAAACGGCAAAAACAGCAGCTAAACCGGTTGAGAAAGCTCCGACAAAAACTGAAGCGGTAAAAGCAGCACCGGCTGCCGAGTCGGCAAATGCGGTAGCAACCAAAACAATGACTGTGCCAAAAGGTGTATCACTAATGCAAGTGTTCCGTGATAACAATTTAAATATCTCAGACGTTAATGCGATGAGCAAAGTCAATAACGTGGTGAGTAATTTAAAAGTAGGCGAGCGAGTAACCGTTCGTTTAGATAAAAATAACCGTGTGGTTGAAATGAGCATTGGCTCAGGCGGCAAATTTACCCGTCAAGCAAACGGTAGCTATACTTTTAAATAA